GGAGGTGGGCGGGAGGGGCGAGGTGGGGAGGGGGATGGGTTGCGACGATACGAGGGGGGAGTTTCGAGCCGTCGGGCCAGTCCCCGTTTTCCAAAGCGAATGTCGTGGAGCGACGAAAACGGGGGCTGGCCCGGCGGCCGACCACTGACGGTGAGTGCTCGTCAGCCGTCAGCGGTCCGCAAAACGCGTCAACGAACCGCGCGCCAACTAGCGTGATGTGCCTCGAGCCAGTTTTCGGCGAGCGTCGGATCTCCGTGGCGGTTCGGATGAAACGAGGGCGCGAGGTACTTGAGCATCGGCCCGGTGCTGCGCCACACAACGCCATCGCGACCGAAAAACATGGTGGTGAAACCCCACCATGTCCGTGGCTTGAAGAGCGTGCGATCGTGCCAGAGGTTGTTGATCGTCTGCGCGTGACTCTCCAGCGCGAACATGATGAGCACGTAGAGATAGGTGAGGATGCGCTGACGCTCGCTGCCACCTAGCGCGCGATACAAATCGAACGCCACTGCCTTGTGCTCCGTTTCTTCAGCCGCGTGCCAGCGCCACATCAGGCGCATCTTCGGCTCAGCCTTCGCGAGCCAACGGTCGTACCGAAGTGCGCCGTCGCCGAATACCGCAGTGCAGTGCTCGTAAGCCGCGGTCACGGCGAGCATGTACATCGGCGAGAGCTTGCGGCGGCGAGCCCATTGAATGCGCCTCGTCGCCCAGTGCTCCCAATGATTGACCAGTCCTTGCTTC
This window of the Pandoraea fibrosis genome carries:
- a CDS encoding metal-dependent hydrolase; amino-acid sequence: MSNDLSALTVRKLTVDLANGFERHWHSGDAYRTMYYNALSMSFPVGEQSFIDSVRDTMDCLPDDARYDKLRADIAQFIGQEATHRHLHGQYNAQLAKQGLVNHWEHWATRRIQWARRRKLSPMYMLAVTAAYEHCTAVFGDGALRYDRWLAKAEPKMRLMWRWHAAEETEHKAVAFDLYRALGGSERQRILTYLYVLIMFALESHAQTINNLWHDRTLFKPRTWWGFTTMFFGRDGVVWRSTGPMLKYLAPSFHPNRHGDPTLAENWLEAHHASWRAVR